Sequence from the Mytilus galloprovincialis chromosome 10, xbMytGall1.hap1.1, whole genome shotgun sequence genome:
ttaaaacaaacttaaacAGTGGACATATATAACTACACTGGTTGCATGCATACAGGAATGTCTATAGAGCTTAAGGTAcgatgtctttttattttaattttcgatCATTTTcacttaatatttattttttagggGGTTGATGTTCATTCTGCATTTTAGTTGCACTGTGTTTAGCTTGCAAGATGCACAGGAATatcaaattgaattttgaaaattcctTCGTTGTCGTCAAAAAAGCAACGacacaaaaaataatactttCTCTGTGTAGCCTAATTTTAAAGTATCGTCAACTTCAATTGAtttagatacaagaagatgtggtatgagtgccaatgagacatctcccCATCTATTTGTTTAGAATCATGATCAATCATAGATCACAACAAGTTGAATAATACACGAATGACAAAGACTCTGGTTTGTGAATCGCAAAATCATTAAAAGCGCAAATGACGTTATTATTTATGGAGGAAGCCGGAATGGTAAAAGAGAACCTCCGTCCATCGGCAGGAAAACTGGCAATCATAGTCCATTAAGATTGGATCAGAACGCAGGGCTCGAACTGGTAAAATCAGTCACTGTTGACAGGCTAGTGGTACAGTAGTTGAATTTTAAAATTgggaatagaaatggggaatgtgtcaaagagacaaccacccaaccaaagagaagaaaacagcagaaggccaccaatgggtcttcaatgacatcgagaaaatcacgcacccggagttttttttttttttactttgctaTTATATTTCCTTCCATCATCACGAAAGGACTTTAGGTCACAGTTCTTTTATAGAGAATTCTACTCTATGAAGCATCAACTTATTTTAGACTTATGTTATAACCATGCTTAGACAGAACATAAGGTACCCGATTCGTTCCACGGCAAATTTTAACgagtttcttttgtttttaattggtTGACAAATGTTTTATTGCGCTCTATTTAATGTGTGTTTCTGGCAGTCAAAAACGGTCAAATCAAAAACAGCTTGTAGAAACTCGTTCAATATTATAGtacaaatgcattatttttttattgtcaaatcACAGgtacttgtctcagaaaaaaatttcctatatacctttatataatatgttatattaaggtaaataggatttttttctgagactaGTGCCTGTGTATCAAATGATAAATTTAGAACCAATGATGTCAATTCTGGTTTGAATATGATTTCAATCAGCATTCTAAATTTTGGCACCTCGATAAATCAGCGTGCGACCGCTGGTTGCAATTTGGCCGCTCCGGTTCCAGGGTAGAATCCTTGAACaagtcaaaatatgaaaaaaacaagaggctgtcaaaTAGACAGCAAATGATTTTCCTGCAAGAAAATGATATTTGGAAATCTGAACCCCCCAAACAGGATCAagtaatgaaaataaattaactttTGTCGTTTACGGAAATGAAAAGGTAAAACTGATCTATTTATTACAAGTGATATAATATTGGAATTTGAGAAGGTATATAAGTGCAACAAACACATTTGTTCAGCTGGGATGGGTAAGAATAAGAAGTCATGAAGTAAAAATGATTAAAGAAATATGTTAATGAGATTATAACCTTATTTGATATAAAACCAGAGAATTTTGTGGTAACTCCGATAAATTTCCAGAAACAAACTTCCAAACAGCAACTCTACAACGATAAAagcaaaatttgaatttgaaaagatTTCGTCAAAGCGTTATATCTAGTGATTGCACGGACAACACTATAAATAAGTATCGCTTTTGAAAGGTCTACAATTCAACAACGATAAAAACTTAAAATCGTGAAAAATCGAGCATGCCCTTCATGTATTCACATGAAACAACATATCTTAATTTGAACAGATTTCGTCAAAGCGATTTTATGTATAACTGGACGGACACTGTTTGGCAGTCGCCCGCCTCAGCCGTTCGCccaccgtacatccccaaatcaataaccgatttTACCTTTGAAAATTAAATGCAAAGACGTTTTGGAAATCACATCTTAAACATGACACTAATCATGTACTATATATAATGCCAATGTAAGGACATTTTTACAAGAGCGATTTAAATACTTTGTGGTAGATGCTATCGGCATTCATCAAGTTGTGTTTAAACCAATGACAATATATCACCATTATCTATATAATAAGTATAGATTTATATTCCCAGGGTGGAATCCGAGGATTGTGATTTGTTTCTTCATGTGTTTTGTTTAAGTATAGATTGCATGATAAGATAGGAGAGATAACAAGATCTTACATCTATCAAATCTCATTGTCCagatcattaaaaaaatatctacccCAATAACAGTCCGGTTTATATAAACCTAACGatgtataaataataaatgtatttgaaaatccatttggacattttttttaaagaaataaacttGAGAATTTAAGATTACTTAGTTTGTAATTTGGATAAGTTCGTTAGAGGTCAGTATTTTTGACACGTTTTCTTCCTCATTCTGAGTTCGTATAGCCTTTAGTTTATTGATATGTTTTACGTAAACAATCTTCCCTTAGTACagcatacaaaaaaataaaaacaacgcAAACGGCTTCAGGCTAATGCTGACTGGTCAAGATCAATGACTGGTACAGTCAAAACCAAAATGGATCGTTCGACTGTAACAAAACATtaatttaaactaaagttatcGAGATAAAAACATTTCGATGTCATTTTTCGAGAAAGTTATGACCATGACAATCATTTTATCATTTACTGTAATTCAAGGTATCACaaacatcattttgaaatttttaatattcaaccaagttgttaatttttacaaaacttttatacAACATATCTTCAGCGTTGTGTCCTACTCCTTAGGCGCGCTAAACTTCATATCTTCAGACATTGAATGCGCCACTAACCCAAATGTAAAATAGAACTTTGTTTGTTCTAGTCCAACTTGTAAAACCTGTAAAATCAGGagaatataatattttgaaaaattactatttaaaaaacaTATTGATTCAATTAAATGTTTTCCTCTTGCAGGCTTTCAACGAAGATAATTCTCGGAGAAGACATCGAGATGAACAGTGAGCTTGTCAAACTGAACAAAACCGCTAAAAAGAGAAGTCAAATAGAGCAGCTTCTTATGGTAGATCATAGTGATAtctattttgaaaatgaaaaacttgGAGATAGACTAAATCGTTATTTGCACGCACTTCGCAAAGATCATCTCAAAAATGTTATTCTAAGAGAcactgaaataaaacaattaaatagggAACTCGAGACTTTATCAGCTATTTTAAGGACTTCGGAAATAGGTAGAAAAATACGGGAGAGAGCTGAGGCTGATGAAGAGGAGGAAGCTAAACTAAACAAATATCAAGCTGAACCGACTGAATCTGAGAGAGTCAGTATTTTAAAACGACGTTTAAGGGCACTGACGCCTGATCTCTCTGACTTCAAATCTTATGAAGAGCGACATAACAAAGTAAGAATCAAAAGTAGTTTAGAAATTTTTCAAGAAGAACCACGTATTCCGAAGACGAGAACTCCGTCTCCAGATAGCGAAAAGGAAAACGAAAAAAGAACAACTATCCAACCTCATCCTCCGCACACAGTCCGATCTCACTCAGACTTATCAGGATTAAACCGACATCGAAAATTAAAGGAACGAATTGATACATCAGACTTCCCAGAAGAGTGGTTCACTACAGTTGTTCCTGCGTCTGACGCAGTGATTGCACGTGTCCGACGTCATAAATCAGCTCCGCTTCACCAACAGTTGAAAATGTTAAGAGCGAAAAAGAAACCGGAGGAAACGAACGAGGAAGAAGAGTCTGAAATTAAAGAAGACGAAGACACAAATGAAGAAGTTCAAGGACTTAAAGTCATATGTGATACACCGGTTAGGCCGGTTGTCATGTCGTTAAGGCAACTGAAGGAAATTGCTAATATAGACAACCTTGCTGAAAAAGTGCCAAATAAGTTTGAAGATTTAAAGATAAAGCGTCTAGAGAGAGCAAAAGTTCATTTTGACAAATTGGAATCACGGTGTAGGAGATTTGTTCAAGATATAATGAGacaaaatgaaaaagatatgGAGGATCTTAAAAAGCCGGTTCCTCCAAAATCTCCTAAAAGGAAGCCATCAATATTGCCACCATCTTGATTATTACAGTATAAACTGTTTCATGTGTTCGAATTTTTGGTGGTGGGATTTAAGATATATGGTCTGTTAAGTACCGTAGATATGGTAGCTAATGGActgattcatttaaaaaatacccataatatttcattttgatcaGAATGTTGTTTTTATACTTCTCATACAAAATAATCGAATAATCTTCAATCAGTCACTTCTTTTTGAGAATGTTGAAACGGCCTTTTGTCAAGTTTCAAAACGACAATCTCGCGTTTAataacccttgcaacaactctctgaTGGCTATGAAAGTAATGAGTTTTTGATCCTCTCCAACATGTCCTGTCTTTTCTGTGGCATCACGAACATCCCGAGATTCATCCCGTTGAACATTCCATTTGTAGGAACGATTTTGTAGTCCCAGGAATATACATGACATATTTTCCTACGGACGTTTAGCATTGTCACTTGCCTACTATTCGTCTCGTTATTCCAAAATATTTAGCCTGCACTAAACAGCTGTCACATCATAGAGGTATGAAGAATTTTTTCGAGCTGTTCGTACTTTTAAAAAATGCTTTTTTTCCCCGGTTTCATTGCTTTGTACTTACGATCAACGTTTACGGAACACAAGTCCGCCACATTCACTTTTGTGGCAAAAGTATCTCATTGATTacttatgctgagttcacacgtaattcgaattcgattcgcattaactaattcgaattagtttaatacGCAttcgtcctaacgtcaattctaattcgaattgcaattcgctttactgtccaaaagagggacgaaagataccaaagggacagtcaaactcataaatctaaaacaaactgacaacgccatggctaaaaatgaaaaagacaaacagaaaaacaatagtacacatgacacaacatagaaaactaaagaataaacaacacgaaccccatcaaaaactaggggtgatctcaggtgctccggaagggtaagcagatcctgctccacatgcggcacccgtcgtgttgcttatgtgattacaaatccggtaaatagtctaattcggtaggtcaaattcatgaaagggaaggggattgtagttacgacgtgaggaacatatccgatatcatttgtgaaatggttattccataacggtcaaccaactcgtgatggcgtccgtaaaatttacgaagagatgatttcaacttcaccatttggaactcttgatttaatagcttccttgtgagcagtaaccctctatcaagaaaatcatgataggaaatgcaagcacgggaatatcgtatcaattgagagatatataccccgtatgcaggtgctgctggaatgttgctacttagaaatggaaagttcacaattggaaagctgaaatcatccaaACGACGTTTGAAACTTTTAATTCGATTTAACAAAAGCGTATTTCTTATGCGAACTGGATAATttgaattagccaattcgaatcaattcgaattaaaaaaaatagagtgtgtgaacgcaataagcgaattcgattcgcattcgattcgaattcaattcgaattgaATGctcgtgtgaacg
This genomic interval carries:
- the LOC143047990 gene encoding uncharacterized protein LOC143047990 is translated as MNSELVKLNKTAKKRSQIEQLLMVDHSDIYFENEKLGDRLNRYLHALRKDHLKNVILRDTEIKQLNRELETLSAILRTSEIGRKIRERAEADEEEEAKLNKYQAEPTESERVSILKRRLRALTPDLSDFKSYEERHNKVRIKSSLEIFQEEPRIPKTRTPSPDSEKENEKRTTIQPHPPHTVRSHSDLSGLNRHRKLKERIDTSDFPEEWFTTVVPASDAVIARVRRHKSAPLHQQLKMLRAKKKPEETNEEEESEIKEDEDTNEEVQGLKVICDTPVRPVVMSLRQLKEIANIDNLAEKVPNKFEDLKIKRLERAKVHFDKLESRCRRFVQDIMRQNEKDMEDLKKPVPPKSPKRKPSILPPS